Within SAR324 cluster bacterium, the genomic segment GTCGATGGTTTCGTCTGTCACCCTAGGAAGCTTCGAGCCTTCCACAAGCTGGTTGATGTTTTTGAGGCCACTGATGGATTCTTCCAATGTGGCGAAGGGATAGTCAGTGCCGAAGAAGATCTTATCTGTAACCAGGTATTCCTGAGCAGTGATCAAGATGTTGTAGTATTGCCAGGGACGATAAAAGAGAGCTGAAACCTCCGCGTAGACATTGGGGTTTTTGCGGATCACGGTGACACACTCTTCGTACCAGGGATGCCCCATGTGTGCTAGGATGATCTTTAAATCTGGATACTTCTGTGCGATAGGATCTACGTGGATTGCACGCCCTAGCTCCAGTGGTGAATTGTTGGCAAACGTTGTTCCCATGTGGAGCGTCAGGGGTAGATCTTTTTGGATACAGTAGCGATAGAGTGGACCCATTCTAGGGTCGTCCAGAGGCACACCATTGTAAATCGGCCCATACTTGACACCTTGTAAACCATGATCTTCGATCACAGTCTTCAGCTTTTCGAGGGCTTCTTCTTCTCTCGGATCAAAGTAGGCAAAGCCGACAAATTTGTCCGGATACTTCCCAACAGCCTTGACCACCGTGCTGTCTTCCCCTTGAATACCCACTGAATCCCCATAGCGGGGAGAGAAGATGATCACCTTGTAAGCAAGCTCCATCGCCGCAAAGATAGAGTCTGCATCTGTTGGTACCAACAGTTCTCCGGGCCGCACTCTGGCAATTTGCTCTAAGTAGCTCTGGGAGTAGTGGGCAGGATCCCAAATGTTGACATGGCAATCTATAATTTGTTGTGTTTCGCTCACAGAATTCCGTGTTCTTCGAAGGCCTTGGTGAGGCTCACTCCATTCTCCAACATACCACGTACCTGATTTTCTTCCCTCACTTTCTGGAGTGACTTCTCTACGACTTCTGCTGTGATTTGCTGAGGTACGATCACCACTCCGTCCACATCACCAAAAATAAAGTCTCCACTGTTGACGATGACTCCATGAATTTTCCCAGGAACGTCATACCACATCAGCTTGCCTCGATGCTTACTGTCGAGAGGTCCGATATTTCCAGCAAAGACAGGAAAGTTCATCTGGCGAATACGCTTGACGTCACGAACGGAACCATCTGTCAGGCATCCAGCA encodes:
- a CDS encoding amidohydrolase family protein, which codes for MSETQQIIDCHVNIWDPAHYSQSYLEQIARVRPGELLVPTDADSIFAAMELAYKVIIFSPRYGDSVGIQGEDSTVVKAVGKYPDKFVGFAYFDPREEEALEKLKTVIEDHGLQGVKYGPIYNGVPLDDPRMGPLYRYCIQKDLPLTLHMGTTFANNSPLELGRAIHVDPIAQKYPDLKIILAHMGHPWYEECVTVIRKNPNVYAEVSALFYRPWQYYNILITAQEYLVTDKIFFGTDYPFATLEESISGLKNINQLVEGSKLPRVTDETIDRILYSSPFEYWWHQNPIGL
- a CDS encoding RraA family protein, producing the protein MNFQELKHTLYSAVISDTLDSMGYLHQALSSGIRPLDDGMILCGLARVGIYMKIYHDDEKVNVYEHEIALIDSLLPNEVAVLLCHQHHEIAPWGELLSTRSQYLKAAGCLTDGSVRDVKRIRQMNFPVFAGNIGPLDSKHRGKLMWYDVPGKIHGVIVNSGDFIFGDVDGVVIVPQQITAEVVEKSLQKVREENQVRGMLENGVSLTKAFEEHGIL